Proteins encoded by one window of Streptomyces clavuligerus:
- a CDS encoding SAM-dependent methyltransferase: MQEESWRPDAIDTTVPSVARMYDYYLGGDDNYASDRVACEELLKAVPSTKVLAVNNRRFLRRVVRMLASDYGIRQFIDHGSGLPTQDNVHQVAQAVDRSSRVVYVDNDPIVLAHGRALLEENDRTAVIQADMRDTAGIFGHPETERLIDFDQPVAALFVSVLHCIPDESDPAGLVREVARRLVPGSFLVVCQLVSERPEIRKYVTDFMAEATGGHWGRVREQREVAAYLNGFEVLEPGLVEVSTWRPDNDLAPVQQTDEWIEWGGVARLV, translated from the coding sequence ATGCAAGAGGAGTCGTGGCGCCCCGACGCCATCGACACGACCGTGCCGAGCGTGGCGCGTATGTACGACTACTACCTGGGGGGCGACGACAACTACGCGTCGGACCGGGTGGCCTGTGAGGAGTTGCTGAAGGCGGTTCCCAGTACCAAGGTCCTGGCGGTCAACAACCGCCGCTTCCTGCGCCGCGTGGTGCGGATGCTCGCCAGCGACTACGGCATACGCCAGTTCATCGACCATGGCTCCGGCCTGCCCACCCAGGACAATGTCCACCAGGTCGCGCAGGCGGTGGACCGCTCCTCGCGGGTGGTCTACGTCGACAACGACCCCATTGTGCTGGCGCACGGCCGGGCGCTGCTGGAGGAGAACGACCGTACCGCCGTCATCCAGGCGGACATGCGGGACACCGCCGGAATCTTCGGCCACCCCGAGACCGAGCGGCTCATCGACTTCGACCAGCCGGTGGCCGCTCTCTTCGTCTCGGTCCTGCACTGCATCCCCGACGAGAGCGACCCGGCCGGCCTGGTGCGCGAGGTGGCGCGACGGCTGGTGCCGGGGAGCTTTCTCGTGGTGTGCCAGCTCGTCAGCGAGCGGCCCGAGATCCGCAAGTACGTCACCGACTTCATGGCCGAGGCCACCGGCGGCCACTGGGGACGGGTGCGCGAGCAGCGGGAGGTCGCCGCCTATCTGAACGGGTTCGAGGTCCTGGAGCCGGGGCTGGTCGAGGTGTCGACCTGGCGGCCGGACAACGATCTCGCGCCGGTGCAGCAGACCGACGAATGGATCGAGTGGGGCGGAGTCGCCCGTCTGGTCTGA
- a CDS encoding DUF397 domain-containing protein: protein MERFANGMRAGALTSVTWTKSSHSNATGNCVELARLPDGSVALRNSRDPQGPALIYTPDEIAAFVAGARSGDFDGLIG, encoded by the coding sequence ATGGAACGATTCGCCAACGGCATGCGGGCGGGCGCGCTCACCTCGGTGACCTGGACCAAGAGCAGCCACAGCAACGCGACCGGGAACTGTGTGGAGCTGGCGCGGCTCCCCGACGGCTCGGTGGCCCTGCGCAACTCCCGTGACCCCCAGGGCCCGGCGCTCATCTACACCCCGGACGAGATAGCCGCGTTCGTGGCGGGCGCGCGCAGCGGCGACTTCGACGGCCTCATTGGCTGA
- a CDS encoding helix-turn-helix domain-containing protein — translation MAATDPSESLFLRPLGAVEKNPTALKLILGGKLRELRVAAGLDPADVDGRLGFSRSKTSRIELGRHGCKHADAVALLDLYGVENEERVEEFLRLVDQSRRPDWWRSFNDVLSDFFTPLVALESAAERIRTYEPFYVPGLLQTPDYTRAVIQAGPGQLLSHEVARRVELRQERHRHLDQPDAPRLWAVIDESVLLRAVGGAAVMRAQLEHLLDLMERPRITLQIAPLDVSAATGVGTGVTYLRFALGDLKDAVYIEHLTDSTFTQKPQIVEQYRNMLDRVGACALTPAKTMRVLRERLDQY, via the coding sequence ATGGCAGCAACCGACCCGAGCGAGTCGTTGTTCCTGCGACCCCTGGGAGCAGTGGAGAAGAACCCGACGGCGCTGAAGCTGATCCTCGGCGGCAAGCTGCGGGAACTGCGCGTCGCCGCCGGGCTCGACCCCGCCGACGTCGATGGACGGCTCGGTTTCTCACGCTCCAAAACCAGCCGAATCGAACTGGGACGCCATGGCTGCAAGCACGCCGACGCGGTCGCCCTGCTCGATCTGTACGGAGTGGAGAACGAGGAGCGGGTCGAGGAGTTCCTGCGCCTGGTCGATCAGTCACGTCGCCCCGACTGGTGGCGCTCGTTCAACGATGTGCTCTCCGACTTCTTCACCCCGCTCGTCGCGCTGGAGAGCGCGGCGGAACGTATCCGCACCTACGAGCCGTTCTATGTGCCGGGTCTGCTCCAGACGCCCGACTACACCCGGGCCGTGATCCAGGCGGGCCCCGGCCAACTGCTCTCGCACGAGGTCGCCCGCCGGGTGGAGCTGCGGCAGGAGCGCCACCGCCATCTCGACCAGCCGGACGCTCCCCGTCTGTGGGCCGTCATCGACGAGTCGGTGCTGCTGCGCGCGGTCGGCGGCGCCGCGGTGATGCGCGCCCAGCTCGAACATCTCCTCGATCTGATGGAGCGCCCGCGGATCACCCTCCAGATCGCCCCGCTCGATGTGTCGGCGGCGACCGGCGTGGGCACGGGCGTCACCTATCTGCGGTTCGCGCTGGGCGACCTCAAGGACGCCGTGTACATCGAGCATCTGACGGACTCCACCTTCACGCAGAAGCCGCAGATCGTGGAGCAGTACCGCAATATGCTCGACCGGGTGGGCGCCTGCGCCCTCACCCCGGCGAAGACGATGCGCGTACTGCGCGAACGCCTCGACCAGTACTGA
- a CDS encoding FecCD family ABC transporter permease: MITRMDPPRAGERAAGPVRAKGFVTAGRRIAVPLRRASLLTGLGLLIALAAASAATLSLGRLGIPLAELGGALGGGAEGKDAFVLERLRGPRLVVALGTGCALGLSGALFQSATRNPLGSPDVIGLGAGAGAGAAVAALLLPGTATVPLGALVGGVLAMVLVYVSTGTGFRNPARLVVAGIGVAAICTAVTQYVVYAMERDNASALTAYVNGSLSSRSWEDATTIGLVLLVTVPPIALISRRLGIGEMGDDIAQGLGAEPQRTKTWAVLLAIVLSAGAVSVAGPIAFIALTAPQIARRITRLTGPHLLLSGLMGALLLVLADLCAQQLPLFEDLPVGIYTMAIGGAYLGWLLLRERRKGML, encoded by the coding sequence ATGATCACGAGGATGGACCCGCCCCGCGCCGGGGAGCGGGCGGCCGGGCCGGTCCGGGCGAAGGGCTTCGTGACCGCCGGGCGCAGGATCGCGGTCCCGCTGCGGCGCGCCTCCCTGCTCACCGGGCTCGGGCTGCTGATCGCGCTGGCGGCGGCCTCGGCGGCCACCCTGTCGCTGGGGCGGCTCGGTATTCCGCTCGCCGAGCTGGGCGGGGCCCTGGGCGGCGGGGCCGAGGGCAAGGACGCGTTCGTCCTGGAACGGCTGCGCGGGCCCCGGCTGGTGGTGGCGCTCGGCACCGGCTGTGCGCTGGGGCTCTCCGGGGCGCTGTTCCAGTCCGCCACCCGCAACCCCCTGGGCAGCCCCGATGTGATCGGTCTGGGCGCGGGCGCCGGGGCGGGCGCCGCCGTCGCGGCGCTGCTGCTGCCGGGGACGGCGACGGTGCCGCTCGGCGCGCTCGTCGGCGGGGTGCTCGCCATGGTGCTGGTGTACGTGTCCACCGGCACCGGATTCCGCAACCCGGCCCGGCTGGTGGTCGCGGGCATCGGTGTGGCAGCGATCTGCACGGCTGTGACCCAGTACGTCGTGTATGCCATGGAACGGGACAACGCCTCCGCGCTCACCGCCTATGTCAACGGCAGTCTGTCGTCCCGCTCCTGGGAGGACGCCACCACCATCGGTCTGGTGCTGCTGGTGACGGTCCCGCCGATCGCGCTGATCTCCCGGCGGCTCGGCATCGGCGAGATGGGCGACGACATCGCCCAGGGGCTCGGGGCCGAGCCGCAGCGCACCAAGACCTGGGCGGTCCTCCTGGCGATCGTGCTGTCGGCGGGGGCGGTGAGCGTGGCGGGCCCGATCGCGTTCATCGCGCTGACGGCTCCGCAGATCGCCAGGCGGATCACCCGTCTCACGGGGCCGCATCTGCTGCTCTCCGGTCTGATGGGCGCGCTGCTGCTGGTGCTGGCGGATCTCTGCGCGCAGCAGCTCCCGCTCTTCGAGGATCTGCCCGTCGGGATCTACACCATGGCGATCGGCGGCGCGTATCTCGGCTGGCTGCTGCTGCGGGAGCGGCGCAAGGGCATGCTCTGA
- a CDS encoding FecCD family ABC transporter permease, with the protein MATVSLRPSSGVPQRGTARRVYGLCAALAALALALFASVMFGSRTTSFGEVVEVLRGTADLPLTTVVESRYPRTAIGVLAGLCLAVAGTLMQGITRNDLAEPGLLGINAGASASIVTATAFWGASGSTEAMWWALPGALVAGFMVQAIGSTRSGRSQVRLVLAGAVLSAVLMAYIQAVTLTKPQVFDSYRYWVVGALGGRDFAVLQAMLPFAAAGLLLALLLGRGLNALALGDSTAAALGARPALVRTGGLAAATVLSAAATAAVGPIAFVGLAVPHIVRMLVGVDFRWQIAFSAVVGPTLLLAADVVGRVVMRPQELMVGVVTAFVGAPALLVAVRRMRGNT; encoded by the coding sequence ATGGCCACCGTTTCCCTTCGCCCGTCGAGCGGTGTCCCCCAGCGGGGCACCGCTCGACGGGTGTACGGCTTGTGCGCCGCGCTCGCGGCCCTCGCGCTCGCGCTCTTCGCGAGTGTCATGTTCGGCAGCCGGACGACCTCGTTCGGCGAGGTCGTCGAGGTGCTGCGGGGCACCGCCGACCTCCCGCTGACCACCGTGGTGGAGAGCCGCTACCCGCGGACCGCCATCGGGGTGCTGGCCGGCCTGTGCCTGGCGGTCGCGGGCACCCTGATGCAGGGCATCACCCGTAACGACCTGGCCGAGCCGGGTCTGCTCGGCATCAACGCGGGGGCCTCCGCGAGCATCGTCACCGCGACCGCCTTCTGGGGCGCGTCCGGCAGTACGGAGGCCATGTGGTGGGCGCTGCCCGGCGCGCTGGTCGCCGGATTCATGGTCCAGGCCATCGGCTCCACCCGTTCGGGACGCAGCCAGGTCCGGCTGGTCCTCGCGGGCGCGGTGCTCTCCGCCGTGCTGATGGCGTACATCCAGGCGGTGACGCTGACCAAACCGCAGGTCTTCGACAGCTACCGGTACTGGGTGGTCGGCGCGCTCGGCGGCCGGGACTTCGCCGTCCTCCAGGCCATGCTGCCGTTCGCCGCGGCCGGGCTGCTCCTCGCCCTGCTGCTGGGGCGCGGTCTGAACGCGCTGGCGCTCGGCGACTCGACGGCGGCGGCGCTCGGCGCCCGTCCCGCTCTGGTGCGCACGGGCGGGCTCGCCGCCGCGACCGTGCTCAGCGCGGCGGCCACCGCGGCCGTCGGCCCCATCGCCTTCGTCGGCCTGGCCGTTCCGCATATCGTGCGGATGCTCGTCGGGGTCGACTTCCGGTGGCAGATCGCCTTCTCCGCGGTGGTCGGCCCGACGCTGCTGCTCGCCGCCGATGTCGTCGGCCGGGTCGTGATGCGCCCGCAGGAGCTGATGGTCGGCGTCGTGACCGCGTTCGTCGGCGCCCCGGCGCTGCTGGTCGCCGTCCGCCGGATGAGGGGGAACACATGA
- a CDS encoding iron-siderophore ABC transporter substrate-binding protein, whose protein sequence is MLGFTRVRRRALAAAATATAAVLTLGGCSSSDEGEKKTDKAAEKSSGGAFPVTIQSALGPAEIKEAPKRIVTLGQGSAETAIALGHTPVGIESYPWGSDKTGYLPWIHEAVTKKGEKLPKQFTGGEELDTEAIIELEPDLILAPWSGITDKQFKILKDIAPTVAYPDLPWSTNWDQQIEIISKAVGKPAEAKKLIGDIEKQLSDAGKTRPNYKDLTFSYIYNTGPGTLGVFKPEEQRVKMVSSLGLKVDPVVNGFKETKGTDSALIGLENAEKLKNSDLVFTFYTDEKNRKEIESQPLYGNIPAVKKGAVVVGDTNAFVTASSIINPLTVPWTIDRYLPLIDKAVKAAGK, encoded by the coding sequence ATGCTCGGGTTCACCCGTGTGCGTCGTCGCGCACTCGCCGCCGCGGCCACCGCCACCGCCGCCGTACTCACCCTCGGCGGCTGCTCCTCGTCCGACGAGGGCGAGAAGAAGACCGACAAGGCCGCGGAGAAGAGCAGCGGCGGGGCGTTCCCGGTCACCATCCAGAGCGCGCTCGGCCCCGCGGAGATCAAGGAGGCGCCGAAGCGTATCGTCACCCTGGGCCAGGGCTCGGCGGAGACCGCGATCGCGCTCGGCCACACCCCGGTCGGCATCGAGTCCTACCCCTGGGGCAGCGACAAGACCGGTTACCTCCCCTGGATCCACGAGGCCGTGACCAAGAAGGGCGAGAAGCTGCCGAAGCAGTTCACCGGCGGCGAGGAACTGGACACCGAGGCCATCATCGAGCTGGAGCCGGATCTCATCCTGGCCCCGTGGTCGGGCATCACGGACAAGCAGTTCAAGATCCTCAAGGACATCGCCCCGACGGTGGCGTACCCGGATCTGCCCTGGAGCACCAACTGGGACCAGCAGATCGAGATCATCTCCAAGGCCGTGGGCAAGCCCGCCGAGGCGAAGAAGCTCATCGGCGACATCGAGAAGCAGCTCAGCGACGCGGGCAAGACCCGGCCGAACTACAAGGACCTGACCTTCTCGTACATCTACAACACCGGCCCCGGCACCCTCGGCGTCTTCAAGCCCGAGGAGCAGCGGGTCAAGATGGTCTCCTCGCTCGGTCTGAAGGTCGACCCGGTGGTGAACGGCTTCAAGGAGACCAAGGGCACCGACTCGGCGCTCATCGGTCTGGAGAACGCCGAGAAGCTGAAGAACAGCGACCTGGTCTTCACCTTCTACACCGATGAGAAGAACCGCAAGGAGATCGAGTCCCAGCCGCTGTACGGCAACATCCCCGCGGTCAAGAAGGGCGCCGTGGTCGTCGGTGACACCAACGCCTTCGTGACGGCCTCCTCCATCATCAACCCGCTCACCGTCCCGTGGACGATCGACCGCTACCTCCCGCTGATCGACAAGGCCGTCAAGGCCGCCGGCAAGTAG